Proteins from a single region of Bos indicus isolate NIAB-ARS_2022 breed Sahiwal x Tharparkar chromosome 6, NIAB-ARS_B.indTharparkar_mat_pri_1.0, whole genome shotgun sequence:
- the LOC109560172 gene encoding C-X-C motif chemokine 6 — translation MRLLSSRAARVSGPSGSLCALLALLLLTPPGPLASAGPVAAVVRELRCVCLTTTPGIHPKTVSDLQVIAAGPQCSKVEVIATLKNGREVCLDPEAPLIKKIVQKILDSGKNN, via the exons ATGAGACTGCTATCCAGCCGCGCTGCCCGCGTCTCCGGCCCTTCGGGCTCCCTGTGCGCGCTGCTcgcgctgctgctgctgacgCCGCCCGGGCCCCTCGCCAGCG CCGGTCCTGTCGCGGCCGTTGTGAGAGAGCTGCGTTGTGTGTGTTTAACTACCACACCGGGAATTCATCCCAAAACGGTCAGTGATCTGCAGGTGATCGCCGCGGGACCGCAGTGCTCCAAGGTGGAAGTGAT AGCCACCTTGAAGAATGGAAGGGAAGTCTGTCTGGACCCAGAAGCTCCTTTGATCAAAAAGATCGTTCAGAAAATATTGGACAG tggAAAGAACAATTGA